The Legionella lansingensis DNA window TGCGATCTTTCTCTTATTAATCAATGCATTAGAAATTTATTAAAGTTCTGATTTTAAATTTGACCATTTACTGGATACCGCGAACAAGTCGCGGTACGTAGGCGCTGGGGAACAATTGTCAACACACCCTAGTGATTTAAAAAATGTGCTATTGTATCGATTCTATAGATGGAAAAAGGAATTTTCACACATGATCAAGAGCTTGCTCAGCGCATTGGTAATATTCATTCTATCAATTATAACAGTCCATGCAGATAATTTTGTTGCTTGTAAGAGTAAATATGCTTTGTGTACTACCGCTCCTTGCACCCCTATGGCAGGTAAAGAAAATATTGTTTCATGTCATTGTGATGTAAAAGAGGGTTATTCTGCCGCGACCCAACCTTGTCAACCAGCCAAGCAAACAAAAGATGGCGAGTTAATTTATTCTCGTTATTTTCCAATAAAAAGTTATATCAAGTGTTCAAATGGCCTTGGGCATGGTGTCTTGATAAACCTTGTTTGATTGATAAAAAGGATTCTACTAAGGCCAAGTGTGAGTGCAATGTCGTAAACGATCGAGGAGATTATGTGATTGTTGTCAATCCTGCGATTAGTCCAAACAGTAAGAACACCTGTACTGCAGGGATTATTTCCTCAGCGACTGTTAAGCAAGCTGAAGAAATTACTGATTTTTTAAAATCTCAAAAGGAATTACAGCCCTATCCTATTCAGGTTATTAATGAATAAATTTAATGGTGATTTATTTGCGGAGTAAAGTCTTAAGAGTTACAGCTAGGGTATCACAAAGATTAGATGAAGCCTCGGGATGAGTGGTCAAGGCTTGATTCGCCTCGACTTCTAAGCCCAGGTATTCATCATTTGTAAATTCTGGGCGCAAGAAACTTGTAAAACCATCAGTCACTCCGCGATAAGGATAATTCATGCGTACCCGCAGTGCACTTGAGTGAGACTTCAATCGTAATTGCCATTCTTTTGCAAGCATACGCTCGTCACTGCGTTTGGGGTCATATAGGAGACCAATATCAGCATCACGGACAAGATCATTGAAAACCGGTGTAAAGCTATGTATGGACAAATGCCAGACTTGTTGTCCAGCATTGATATGTTTTCGCACTGTGGATATAAGTTGTTCTCTGAAAGGAAGGTAATATTCTTGAATAATGTGTGCTTTTTCCTCCGAAGTTAAGTTACGGGTGATTTCTGAAAA harbors:
- a CDS encoding N-formylglutamate amidohydrolase produces the protein MKPPVLVLSCEHAVNTVPEKYTKYFAEYKDVLQTHRGVDLGALTIANHLSQVFACDIVCAQATRLLIDCNRRLSNPYVFSEITRNLTSEEKAHIIQEYYLPFREQLISTVRKHINAGQQVWHLSIHSFTPVFNDLVRDADIGLLYDPKRSDERMLAKEWQLRLKSHSSALRVRMNYPYRGVTDGFTSFLRPEFTNDEYLGLEVEANQALTTHPEASSNLCDTLAVTLKTLLRK